From the genome of Drosophila melanogaster chromosome 2L, one region includes:
- the Mob3 gene encoding MOB kinase activator 3: MALNGFLEFFQKGKTFRPKKPFASGTIRYSLHKQAQASLQSGINLRQVVRLPQGENLNDWLAVHVVDFFNRINLIYGTVSEFCNETTCPTMSGGSRYEYLWADGDLYKKPTALSAQKYIEHLMDWIETQINNEAVFPVSTDVPFPKNFIAISRKILTRLFRVFVHVYIHHFDRIVSIGAEAHVNACYKHFYYFVQEFDMISAKELEPLQEMTSRICKDKD, translated from the exons ACCTTTAGGCCAAAAAAGCCATTTGCCTCCGGAACCATTAGGTATTCCTTACATAAGCAAGCCCAGGCCAGTTTGCAATCCGGGATTAATCTGCGGCAAGTGGTGCGTTTGCCGCAAGGGGAGAATCTCAACGACTGGCTAGCTGTGCACG TTGTGGACTTCTTCAATCGCATAAACTTGATCTACGGCACCGTTTCGGAGTTTTGCAACGAAACTACGTGTCCCACGATGTCTGGCGGTTCCAGATATGAGTACTTATGGGCCGATGGAGATCT ATACAAAAAGCCAACCGCCCTTTCAGCCCAAAAGTACATTGAGCATTTAATGGACTGGATTGAGACACAAATTAACAACGAAGCTGTTTTTCCAGTGTCCACGG ATGTTCCATTTCCCAAGAACTTCATAGCAATAAGTCGTAAAATTTTAACCCGTCTTTTTCGTGTTTTCGTCCACGTCTATATTCACCATTTCGATCGGATTGTGAGCATTGGAGCG GAAGCTCACGTGAATGCCTGCTACAAACATTTTTACTACTTTGTGCAAGAATTTGACATGATTTCGGCCAAGGAATTGGAACCCCTACAAGAAATGACATCTCGAATTTGCAAGGATAAGGATTGA
- the CG4953 gene encoding uncharacterized protein encodes MEMVEPDAHLVALKVMRLMRPTLVGLGPVVTCEPTDLVQRFSSSQESDGMSGACAETLAAGQVLLLPQSFGSIYLGETFASYICVHNTTPNPVECVTVKADLQSNTSRINLSMHENAKSPVVLPPGGTIDDVIRYEVKEIGTHILVCEVNYSTPAGYAQSLRKFFKFQVLKPLDVKTKFYNAEIDEIYLEAQIQNVTTSPFCLEKVELDGSEDYSVTPLNTLPNGESVFTVKHMLQPNNSCQFLYCIKPKGDIAKNVDTLRQFNNVGKLDIVWRSNLGEKGRLQTSQLQRLPFECKTLRLEVLDAKNTIKIGTIFTFNCRVTNTSEHPMKLNVRLAAKFSPDSQYTGCADFMLNLLQSGESAEFPLSVCPSKLGLVKITPLVLTNTLQNEQFTIENVVDVFVVNSDYDNDTTTHQNKLIRYESAASCLTQKQVQLQVV; translated from the exons ATGGAGATGGTTGAACCGGATGCGCACTTGGTGGCACTCAAAG TTATGCGTTTGATGCGGCCCACTTTGGTGGGCCTTGGACCTGTGGTAACCTGCGAGCCCACGGATTTGGTCCAGAGATTTAGCAGCTCCCAGGAGAGCGACGGAATGTCCGGTGCCTGTGCGGAGACCTTGGCGGCCGGCCAGGTGCTACTGCTGCCGCAGTCCTTCGGCAGCATTTACCTGGGCGAAACATTCGCCAGCTACATCTGCGTCCACAATACCACCCCGAATCCGGTGGAATGCGTCACCGTCAAGGCGGATCTACAGTCGAACACGTCACGCATCAACCTATCCATGCACGAGAACGCCAAGTCGCCGGTGGTATTGCCGCCGGGTGGAACCATTGACGATGTGATACGATACGAGGTGAAGGAAATCGGAACACACAT TCTCGTCTGCGAAGTGAACTACTCGACTCCTGCGGGCTATGCTCAATCGCTGAGAAAGTTTTTCAAGTTCCAAGTGCTGAAGCCACTCGATGTGAAAACCAAGTTCTACAATGCGGAAATCGACGAAATCTACTTGGAGGCACAAATCCAAAACGTGACCACCAGTCCCTTCTGCCTGGAAAAGGTGGAGCTGGATGGCTCCGAGGACTACTCCGTCACACCACTGAACACGCTGCCAAATGGGGAATCCGTATTCACGGTGAAACATATGCTGCAACCCAACAATAGTTGTCAGTTCCTCTATTGCATCAAG CCCAAAGGAGATATTGCGAAGAATGTAGATACCCTGCGGCAATTTAATAATGTGGGTAAACTGGACATCGTCTGGAGGTCGAATCTGGGCGAGAAGGGCAGACTGCAAACCAGTCAGCTACAGCGATTG CCATTCGAATGCAAAACGCTCCGCCTGGAAGTACTGGATGCGAAGAACACCATTAAAATCGGCACGATATTCACGTTCAATTGTCGCGTGACGAACACATCCGAGCATCCAATGAAACTGAATGTGCGATTGGCTGCCAAGTTTTCGCCCGATAGTCAATACACGGGCTGTGCTGATTTTATGCTGAATCTTCTACAAAGTGGCGAATCTGCCGAATTTCCATTGTCCGTCTGTCCATCTAAATTGGGCCTCGTGAAAATAACACCCTTGGTATTGACGAATACGCTCCAAAATGAGCAGTTCACCATTGAAAACGTCGTCgatgtttttgttgttaattcGGATTACGATAATGATACCACAACTCATCAGAATAAGTTAATTCGTTACGAGAGTGCTGCAAGCTGTTTGACCCAAAAGCAAGTTCAACTGCAAGTTGTATAG
- the CG4957 gene encoding uncharacterized protein, whose protein sequence is MAGHSKWANIKHTKALKDGARAALFAKISRQIRMAIQEGNSADPAINSLLRTEIERALKQNMPSGTIQNTLNKFKASKVQLKKYRLDIKYKRNVYLICIFYTDNFSGVKMDATPMIKKAGGEFMDVGSLFEDFGLIETRYDTAKLQNESSLEDKATNDAIELGAEEIEVVDNVDGSVNFLCSPVVLTSLSRNLEKAGYTVENSEHIFSPMNVVQLSPEEQKTYDVFVEKLRNLPGLEDIYDNVEQK, encoded by the exons ATGGCAGGCCATTCCAAATGGGCCAATATCAAGCACACCAAAGCACTGAAAGATGGGGCCCGAGCGGCGCTATTTGCAAAAATTTCGAGGCAAATTCGAATGGCCATTCAGGAGGGAAACTCCGCGGATCCGGCAATTAACTCCCTTTTGCGAACGGAAATAGAAAGAGCCCTCAAGCAAAACATGCCCAGTGGCACCATACAAAATACGTTAAACAAATTCAAGGCCAGCAAAGTGCAACTAAAGAAGTACCGACTCGACATCAAGTACAAAAGAAACGTGTACCTCATATGCATTTTCTATACCGACAACTTTTCTGGCGTTAAAATGGATGCGACACCGATGATCAAAAAAGCCGG AGGCGAATTCATGGATGTTGGAAGCCTATTCGAGGATTTTGGATTGATTGAAACTCGCTATGATACTGCGAAACTTCAAAATGAATCCAGTTTGGAGGATAAAGCCACCAATGATGCTATAGAGTTGGGCGCCGAAGAGATCGAAGTCGTTGACAATGTCGATGGCTCCGTCAAt TTCCTATGCAGTCCAGTGGTTTTAACTAGCTTAAGTAGGAACTTGGAAAAAGCCGGATACACCGTGGAAAACAGTGAACACATATTTTCACCAATG AATGTAGTGCAATTATCACCCGAAGAGCAAAAGACCTATGATGTTTTTGTAGAAAAACTGAGAAACCTCCCAGGCTTAGAGGATATCTATGACAATGTGGAacaaaaatga
- the Mulk gene encoding Multi-substrate lipid kinase — MNYLRVIRNNWKKCTFGAAVSVYALQALKTHIEIEQHMREFASNIQANWISDRPKKVLVVMNPVANKKRSEKFFKNYCEPVLHLAGYSVEILRTNHIGHAKTYVEELATLPDAIVVAGGDGTSSEVVTGLMRRRGNLCPITILPLGRSVQSASKRINIFGVKDVDYVKSLSKALEPMLKDESQYQSVIRFDVINEEDGSNSQLKPIFGLNGLSWGLLEDIDAAKDKYWYFGPLRHYASAASKSFADNWSLKTDYVYTPPCPGCVDCAATVQRQETAQPSGLFTRGLIKYKNNPGETKRPLVKNDNCSKKFEGSAEASQININCVQNKDNFAELESQFISSLQPGWEFIKQIPEVTCSKILPSLVVKSRTIQLHPDGEMGEKFYSIDGEEYDARPIKVSVVPNAIKVFC; from the exons atgaattatttaaGAGTAATTCGGAATAATTGGAAGAAATGCACGTTCGGAGCGGCAGTATCTGTGTACGCGCTGCAAGCGCTGAAAACTCACATCGA GATTGAACAACATATGCGGGAATTCGCCTCCAACATTCAGGCCAACTGGATATCGGATCGCCCCAAAAAGGTACTGGTGGTCATGAATCCGGTGGCCAACAAGAAGAGATCGGAGAAGTTT TTTAAGAACTACTGCGAGCCGGTTTTGCATTTAGCTGGATATTCGGTGGAGATCCTTCGGACGAATCACATTGGTCATGCCAAAACCTACGTGGAGGAGTTGGCAACGCTACCCgatgccattgttgttgccggcgGCGACGGCACCTCATCGGAGGTGGTCACTGGGCTGATGCGTAGGCGCGGCAATCTCTGCCCGATCACCATCCTTCCGCTGGGACGTTCGGTGCAGTCCGCATCCAAGCGCATCAACATCTTTGGCGTCAAGGACGTCGACTATGTGAAAAGTCTTTCGAAAGCCCTTGAACCTATGCTCAAGGATGAGAGCCAGTACCAGAGTGTGATCCGCTTTGATGTGATCAATGAAGAAGATGGCAGCAATAGCCAATTGAAGCCCATATTCGGTCTTAATGGTCTGTCCTGGGGTCTGCTGGAGGACATCGATGCGGCAAAGGATAAGTACTGGTACTTTGGACCACTGCGACACTACGCTTCCGCTGCGTCCAAGTCCTTTGCCGATAACTGGAGCCTTAAGACCGACTATGTGTACACACCGCCGTGTCCTGGCTGCGTTGACTGTGCTGCTACTGTGCAGCGCCAGGAGACCGCCCAGCCTTCTGGCCTCTTCACCAGAGGCCTCATTAAGTACAAGAATAATCCGGGTGAAACCAAGAGGCCGCTCGTCAAGAACGACAATTGCAGCAAGAAGTTCGAGGGAAGCGCTGAAGCCAGCCAGATTAACATCAATTGTGTTCAGAACAAGGATAACTTTGCGGAGCTGGAAAGTCAGTTTATAAGCTCCCTGCAGCCGGGCTGGGAGTTTATCAAACAAATTCCGGAAGTCACGTGCAGCAAAATTTTACCCAGCTTGGTGGTTAAGAGCAGGACTATTCAACTGCATCCGGATGGTGAAATGGGCGAGAAGTTTTACTCCATCGATGGCGAGGAGTACGATGCAAGACCCATTAAGGTATCTGTTGTTCCCAATGCTATTAAAGTtttttgttga
- the trk gene encoding trunk, with product MFLRILCPTMKSQSELAIVLTWLAVLGTAQDDADYCAELSTQSLAKILGQAFNPRYMSIDPPGEPEEKSYHLGYKRSSYELPFYADSDAISVSHFPAWETNHFALVEKKKEAPRSKSLRTRSAFMDRVGHPRIDGFKQRPWECSSKINWIDLGLNYFPRYIRSIECIARKCWYDHFNCKPKSFTIKVLRRKTGSCIRINDKLILITAEKFENDYTQLWIWEEIAVNFCCECVMLY from the coding sequence ATGTTTCTGCGTATACTGTGTCCAACTATGAAATCCCAAAGTGAACTGGCCATTGTGCTCACTTGGTTGGCAGTGCTGGGGACGGCTCAAGATGATGCCGATTACTGCGCCGAGCTATCCACGCAGTCGCTGGCCAAAATTCTGGGACAGGCATTTAATCCGCGCTACATGAGCATCGATCCGCCGGGCGAGCCCGAGGAGAAGAGCTATCATCTGGGATACAAGCGATCGTCGTACGAGCTGCCCTTCTATGCGGACAGTGATGCGATTTCGGTTAGCCACTTTCCCGCCTGGGAGACCAACCACTTTGCGCTGGTAGAGAAGAAGAAGGAGGCACCGAGGAGCAAGAGTCTGCGCACGAGAAGCGCCTTCATGGATCGTGTGGGACATCCGAGAATCGATGGGTTCAAGCAGCGGCCGTGGGAGTGCTCGTCGAAGATCAACTGGATTGACTTAGGCTTAAATTACTTTCCACGCTATATCCGTTCGATCGAGTGTATTGCCAGAAAATGTTGGTATGATCACTTTAATTGCAAGCCAAAATCATTTACAATAAAAGTACTGCGCCGTAAAACTGGCTCATGCATTCGAATAAACgataaattgattttgatCACCGCAGAGAAGTTTGAGAATGATTATACGCAGCTCTGGATTTGGGAAGAAATAGCGGTTAACTTTTGCTGTGAATGTGTTATGCTATACTAG